Proteins co-encoded in one Streptomyces roseochromogenus subsp. oscitans DS 12.976 genomic window:
- a CDS encoding caspase family protein, whose protein sequence is MVIGPARYAVDSGIDSHPPIGESARMYGEVFAGDEMWGTDCCRVLTEDEVQTADAVMRALQEAADETGPDDIFLVVYVGHGQYWSDVPGAQVHFSVGSSYRDKPWTWLSSWYVYRVMRKARARLKVLIADCCYSNLLPQLGEEPVLPGVLGALDEGTCVFTAVKNANFASADGCSALPGNFSKCTPFSGHLLRILQDGTKDHNHQLTIGLLREAVKKEMENCTGAQHQVPRMSLNDARDGTPLFTNQMELKKRDPVPQLPVEPADWVKTLMMDRDSRLDELLKDERKTGDVVALLSSRPDEASRHLARHIDVRANQAFNSPHAFARYWNQVEKALRV, encoded by the coding sequence GTGGTGATAGGACCGGCGAGGTACGCCGTCGATTCGGGGATCGACAGCCATCCGCCGATCGGCGAGAGCGCGCGTATGTACGGTGAGGTGTTCGCGGGCGACGAGATGTGGGGTACCGACTGCTGCCGCGTCCTGACCGAGGACGAGGTCCAGACGGCTGACGCCGTGATGAGGGCGTTGCAGGAGGCCGCGGACGAGACGGGGCCCGACGACATCTTCCTGGTGGTGTATGTCGGCCACGGTCAGTACTGGAGTGACGTTCCCGGCGCGCAGGTCCACTTCTCCGTGGGCTCGTCCTACCGGGACAAGCCATGGACCTGGCTTTCCAGCTGGTACGTCTACCGCGTCATGCGCAAGGCCAGGGCGAGGCTGAAGGTCCTGATCGCCGACTGCTGTTACTCGAACCTGCTGCCTCAGCTGGGGGAGGAACCCGTCCTTCCCGGAGTCCTGGGCGCGCTGGACGAGGGAACCTGTGTGTTCACGGCCGTCAAGAATGCCAATTTCGCGTCTGCTGACGGTTGCTCAGCCCTGCCGGGGAATTTCTCGAAGTGCACACCGTTCAGCGGGCATCTGCTGCGCATACTGCAGGATGGCACGAAAGACCACAATCACCAGCTCACCATCGGCCTCCTGCGGGAGGCGGTGAAGAAGGAGATGGAGAACTGCACAGGCGCCCAGCACCAGGTACCGAGGATGTCGCTGAACGACGCCCGTGACGGCACCCCGCTCTTCACCAACCAGATGGAGCTCAAGAAGCGCGACCCGGTCCCGCAGCTCCCGGTCGAACCCGCGGACTGGGTCAAGACGTTGATGATGGACCGGGACTCCCGACTCGATGAACTGCTGAAGGACGAGCGGAAGACCGGAGACGTGGTCGCTCTGCTCAGCTCCAGGCCGGACGAGGCCAGCCGGCATCTCGCGCGGCACATCGACGTCAGGGCCAACCAGGCGTTCAACTCGCCCCATGCCTTTGCCCGTTACTGGAACCAGGTGGAGAAGGCACTGCGCGTATGA
- a CDS encoding magnesium transporter MgtE N-terminal domain-containing protein — MSTSARFRDRRVHLERRATASKAVRTSLVSLAGLIGGPVTNQSGEEVGRVVDVVARLYGVDSYPPVTGLILRIGRRRTFLPADALGKVNAGHVRLRTARVDLRDFARRPGEVLLAKDVLDHQLVDVDGVQVTRAADLYLAPLVDQVVLVGVDVSLPTLLRRLGPRRWQTRPTPERVLDWQAVAPFAEQATEGPPEVRLRASRAALHRLRPADLADILEDLGRTERQQLLGWLEPEQAADALEEMEPAELENLLREAQPEHAARLIDEMEPDEATDALRDLTREEREALLARMPKGGAAELRRLLAHREDTAGGAMTTLLITTRRDETVAEVRGRLAEQAEHRTEIDAVAVVDGEDRLLCDIALFDLAVAEDTTPIADLVAWRAQFGPPDTVQADTSLAEAADQLVAARASSLLVVDDTDRPIGRILADDLLDAMLPERGRMHFRRFLQ, encoded by the coding sequence ATGTCCACCTCGGCCCGCTTCCGTGACCGCCGGGTCCATCTGGAGCGCCGCGCCACCGCGTCCAAGGCGGTGCGCACCTCGCTGGTCTCCTTGGCCGGGCTGATCGGCGGCCCCGTCACCAACCAGTCGGGGGAGGAGGTGGGCCGCGTCGTCGACGTCGTCGCCCGGCTCTACGGCGTGGACTCCTACCCGCCGGTCACCGGGCTGATCCTGCGCATCGGCCGGCGCCGGACCTTCCTGCCCGCCGACGCCCTCGGCAAGGTGAACGCCGGACACGTACGGCTGCGTACCGCCCGGGTCGACCTACGTGACTTCGCCCGCCGCCCCGGCGAGGTCCTGCTGGCCAAGGACGTCCTCGACCACCAGCTCGTCGACGTCGACGGCGTGCAGGTCACCCGTGCCGCAGACCTGTACCTTGCTCCCCTGGTGGATCAAGTGGTGCTGGTCGGGGTGGACGTCTCGCTGCCCACCCTGCTGCGCCGCCTCGGCCCGCGCCGCTGGCAGACCCGCCCCACGCCGGAGCGGGTCCTGGACTGGCAGGCCGTAGCGCCCTTCGCCGAACAGGCCACCGAAGGCCCGCCGGAGGTCCGGCTGCGCGCCTCCCGGGCGGCACTGCACCGGCTGCGCCCGGCCGACCTCGCCGACATTCTCGAAGACCTCGGCCGTACCGAACGCCAGCAGCTGCTGGGCTGGCTGGAGCCGGAGCAGGCCGCCGACGCGCTGGAGGAGATGGAACCGGCCGAGCTGGAGAACCTGCTGCGCGAGGCCCAGCCGGAACACGCCGCCCGCCTGATCGACGAGATGGAGCCCGACGAGGCCACGGACGCCCTGCGCGACCTCACCCGTGAGGAGCGTGAGGCCCTGCTGGCACGCATGCCGAAGGGCGGGGCAGCCGAACTGCGGCGGCTCCTCGCCCACCGGGAGGACACCGCGGGCGGCGCCATGACCACGCTACTGATCACCACCCGCCGGGACGAGACCGTCGCCGAGGTGCGGGGGCGCCTGGCCGAACAGGCCGAGCACCGCACCGAGATCGACGCGGTCGCCGTCGTGGACGGCGAGGACCGGCTGTTGTGCGACATCGCGCTGTTCGACCTGGCGGTGGCCGAGGACACGACCCCGATCGCCGACCTGGTCGCCTGGCGGGCGCAATTCGGCCCACCGGACACCGTCCAGGCCGATACGTCCCTGGCAGAGGCCGCCGACCAACTGGTCGCGGCCCGCGCCTCCTCACTCCTGGTGGTCGACGACACCGACCGCCCGATCGGCCGGATCCTGGCCGACGATCTGCTCGACGCGATGCTGCCCGAACGCGGGCGGATGCACTTCCGGAGGTTCCTGCAGTGA
- a CDS encoding glycerophosphodiester phosphodiesterase, which translates to MSFFTIGHRGVMAAEPENTLRSFLRAEREGLDGIELDLHLSKDGELVVMHDETLDRTTDGSGPIADQKLRKLKKLDAGLGERIPTFGEVLDAVGPTLPIQAEIKDVAAARSLAKVLTDRDLLDRVSVLSFHDVALIEIHNLLPRARTVLVAGPSAHRDTFVGRAQKVGSTLVSVELRQLNRAIVEKCGAAGIDVMAWTVNDERDLALARALGLVGCVTDHPGMKRLVEATA; encoded by the coding sequence GTGTCTTTCTTCACCATCGGCCACCGCGGTGTCATGGCCGCCGAGCCGGAGAACACCCTTCGCTCCTTCCTGCGGGCCGAACGCGAGGGGCTGGACGGCATCGAACTGGACCTGCACCTGAGCAAGGACGGCGAGCTGGTCGTCATGCACGACGAGACCCTGGACCGCACGACGGACGGCTCCGGTCCCATCGCCGACCAGAAGCTGCGGAAGCTCAAGAAGCTCGACGCCGGACTCGGCGAGCGCATCCCCACGTTCGGGGAGGTACTGGACGCCGTCGGGCCGACGCTGCCGATCCAGGCGGAGATAAAGGACGTGGCCGCCGCCCGGTCGCTGGCCAAGGTGCTCACCGACCGCGACCTGCTGGACCGGGTATCGGTGCTGTCGTTCCACGACGTGGCGCTGATCGAGATCCACAACCTGCTGCCGCGGGCCCGCACCGTGCTGGTGGCAGGCCCCAGCGCGCACCGCGACACCTTCGTCGGCCGTGCTCAGAAGGTCGGTTCCACCCTGGTCAGTGTGGAGCTGCGCCAGCTGAACCGGGCCATCGTGGAGAAGTGCGGCGCCGCCGGCATCGACGTGATGGCCTGGACCGTCAACGACGAGCGCGACCTGGCGCTGGCCCGGGCGCTCGGCCTGGTGGGCTGCGTCACCGACCATCCCGGCATGAAGCGGCTGGTCGAGGCCACGGCCTGA
- a CDS encoding protein kinase domain-containing protein, giving the protein MNGEALVGRDTVLSGRYELVERLGQGGMGTVHRGVDRQLRRTVAVKLLSSALAHDPQSRARFRREAHAAAALNHPAVAIIHDVGEEPDPDGPRPYLVMEYVSGSTLAEVLRDGPLPVAEAIETACAVLDALQHSHEHGIVHRDIKPSNIMRTGPGTVKVLDFGIAKAFTETATRITGSGAAIGTPAYLSPEQISGAEIDHRADLYAMGCLLHELLTGQPPFRGESPFAVMHQHLFAEPEPVSRLRSHVPSAVEAVIQCALRKDPKERFADARQMGDALAGVLAQSAMPTAQAPAPFPPTTRSGTRTALHHRFALRPTVDSALALLGCLLSLLCARGHVVDTAHFGWVATAAGLLGLVTLPWSGRLSCAVGWGPVAEAVAVNSELRRANDGWAHSYLGIAALLALTAACCLVGAARSKEGGAGSLVAFWFCATASVWYVLDDLHKLFVFYLLLSLVTIATMLWETRVHVRRRGGTRRAALAGQPVSAAPQARPLARRLD; this is encoded by the coding sequence ATGAACGGGGAGGCGTTAGTGGGGCGCGACACAGTCCTCAGTGGCCGGTACGAGCTGGTGGAGAGGCTCGGGCAGGGCGGCATGGGAACGGTTCATCGGGGGGTGGACCGGCAGCTGCGTCGCACTGTCGCGGTCAAGCTGCTCTCCTCGGCGCTGGCCCACGATCCGCAGTCACGAGCCCGCTTCCGACGTGAGGCACATGCGGCGGCCGCGCTCAACCACCCCGCCGTGGCCATCATTCATGATGTCGGAGAGGAACCCGACCCCGACGGCCCACGGCCATATCTGGTGATGGAATACGTATCGGGCTCGACACTCGCCGAGGTCCTGCGCGATGGCCCACTGCCCGTCGCCGAGGCGATCGAAACGGCATGTGCCGTGCTGGACGCGCTGCAGCACAGTCACGAACACGGAATCGTGCACAGGGACATCAAGCCCTCGAACATCATGCGCACCGGCCCCGGCACCGTGAAGGTCCTCGACTTCGGCATCGCCAAAGCCTTCACCGAGACGGCCACCCGCATCACCGGCAGCGGCGCCGCCATAGGCACCCCCGCTTACCTCTCGCCCGAGCAGATCAGCGGGGCGGAGATCGACCACCGGGCCGATCTGTACGCCATGGGGTGTCTGCTGCACGAACTTCTGACCGGGCAGCCGCCGTTCCGCGGTGAATCGCCGTTCGCCGTCATGCATCAGCACCTGTTCGCCGAACCCGAGCCGGTCTCCCGGCTTCGCTCGCACGTGCCGTCGGCGGTGGAGGCGGTGATTCAGTGTGCTCTGAGAAAGGATCCGAAGGAACGATTCGCTGACGCGCGGCAGATGGGTGACGCCCTCGCCGGCGTCCTGGCCCAGTCCGCCATGCCGACGGCCCAGGCTCCCGCCCCGTTCCCTCCGACGACACGATCCGGCACTCGAACCGCGCTTCACCACAGGTTCGCGCTGCGCCCCACGGTCGACAGCGCCTTGGCCCTGCTGGGGTGTCTGCTGTCGCTGCTGTGCGCACGTGGTCACGTTGTGGACACAGCCCACTTCGGCTGGGTTGCCACCGCGGCAGGCCTGTTGGGGCTGGTGACACTGCCGTGGTCGGGACGCCTGTCGTGCGCAGTGGGCTGGGGGCCTGTGGCGGAGGCCGTGGCGGTCAACTCGGAACTGCGGCGCGCCAATGACGGGTGGGCGCACTCGTACCTCGGGATAGCCGCACTGCTGGCGCTGACGGCCGCCTGTTGCCTGGTCGGCGCGGCACGCAGCAAGGAGGGCGGCGCCGGCTCACTGGTCGCTTTCTGGTTCTGTGCCACCGCGTCGGTCTGGTACGTCCTCGACGACCTGCACAAGCTTTTCGTCTTCTACCTGCTGCTGTCCCTGGTGACCATCGCCACCATGTTGTGGGAGACCCGAGTACATGTGCGGCGCCGGGGTGGCACGAGGCGGGCGGCATTGGCAGGGCAGCCCGTCAGCGCGGCACCTCAGGCACGTCCGCTTGCGCGTCGGCTCGACTGA
- a CDS encoding NRAMP family divalent metal transporter, giving the protein MTRDLDTATTAAPETPAPARRTGWRRITMIAAIAGPGLVAANAGNDAAGIATYASAGSQFTYGTLFFMVLVTVALVMVQEMAVRLGAHTGKGLGALIREQFSLRLTALAVFCLLLANTGLVVSEFAGIGAAFELVGVPKWAVIPPAAILLWALVLFGSYHWAERIFLIMSLAFFAYPVAMILGHPDWGAVGHHLVVPHIEPSKSFILLAVALIGTTVSPYMQFYAAAGVVDRGAKPDDYPLIRADAILGAVFACVISLTIIIATASAIGGSGPLDSAAQAAEALKPVAGQNAELLFALGLIGASALAGAVVPLSASYAVGEAAGVERSVSRSFRDAPLFLGLFTAQIVLGATVAMTPVDVIQLLIGTQVLQGLISPVVLVYLLVLTNRRSVLGEAANSPRYRLAATAVVIGVAAMSTILLVQTILSWFGLA; this is encoded by the coding sequence GTGACCCGCGACCTCGATACCGCCACCACCGCGGCTCCGGAGACTCCCGCGCCCGCGCGCCGCACCGGCTGGCGGCGCATCACCATGATCGCGGCGATCGCCGGCCCCGGCCTGGTCGCCGCGAACGCCGGAAACGACGCCGCCGGCATCGCCACCTACGCCTCGGCGGGCTCCCAGTTCACCTACGGCACCCTGTTCTTCATGGTGCTGGTCACCGTCGCCCTGGTGATGGTGCAGGAGATGGCCGTACGCCTCGGCGCCCACACCGGCAAGGGCCTCGGCGCCCTGATCCGGGAACAGTTCAGCCTGCGCCTGACCGCGCTCGCCGTCTTCTGCCTCCTGCTGGCCAACACCGGCCTGGTCGTCTCCGAGTTCGCGGGCATCGGCGCCGCCTTCGAACTCGTCGGCGTACCCAAGTGGGCGGTCATCCCGCCGGCCGCGATCCTGCTGTGGGCGCTGGTGCTGTTCGGCTCCTACCACTGGGCCGAACGCATCTTCCTCATCATGTCGTTGGCGTTCTTCGCGTACCCGGTCGCCATGATTCTGGGCCACCCGGACTGGGGCGCCGTCGGCCACCACCTCGTCGTCCCGCACATCGAGCCCAGCAAGAGCTTCATCCTGCTCGCGGTCGCGTTGATCGGTACGACGGTCAGCCCGTACATGCAGTTCTACGCCGCCGCGGGCGTCGTCGACCGAGGCGCCAAGCCCGACGACTACCCGCTCATCCGCGCCGACGCCATCCTCGGCGCCGTCTTCGCCTGCGTCATCAGCCTGACGATCATCATCGCCACGGCCTCCGCGATCGGAGGCAGCGGCCCACTGGACTCCGCCGCCCAGGCCGCCGAGGCCCTCAAGCCGGTCGCAGGCCAGAACGCCGAACTCCTCTTCGCGCTCGGTCTGATCGGCGCCTCCGCCCTGGCCGGCGCCGTCGTCCCCCTCTCCGCCAGCTACGCCGTGGGAGAGGCGGCGGGCGTGGAGCGCTCCGTCTCCCGCAGCTTCCGCGACGCCCCGCTGTTCCTGGGCCTCTTCACCGCCCAGATCGTGCTGGGTGCCACGGTGGCGATGACCCCGGTCGACGTCATCCAGCTGCTGATCGGCACCCAGGTCCTGCAGGGCCTGATCAGCCCCGTCGTCCTCGTCTACCTCCTCGTGCTGACCAACCGCCGCTCCGTCCTCGGCGAGGCCGCGAACAGCCCGCGCTACCGCCTCGCGGCCACAGCCGTGGTCATCGGCGTCGCCGCCATGTCCACCATCCTGCTCGTCCAGACGATCCTGAGCTGGTTCGGGCTCGCCTGA
- a CDS encoding glycoside hydrolase family 15 protein yields MYTYMFRNIASDGFVFSDPQSPGDISRDSKPGCIIAAPSFPADTPGIDEDYVFNWVRDGAITAMEVAKADMLTRPGGTVQTLNDYVQFADLCHSSIQPPLTKGHACFNIAGDARPWTEQNDGPALQTVTILAAYDQLDLGTQKRAVDLVNANVAYLLGVYQGPTTNLWEEHSGYSFFARSAQLRCFEEVQASTIVGIDKPTGLRPAIKWLRQALAGHWDGIKYVSMLADPGDGAQPSPQNPVVSGYDPNIDIVQSAVYGALPVTDTKLLATAAQLRSQWEEGGIAFYSINKADKEAFGIGPLFGRYPGDVYDGDTAHPVLGGHPWALSTCNVAELHYKLASEIKSSGKVPVDDLSAPFFAQSGIDASTAPAAAAAALTATGDAMVRAVVYHSDNLELSEQFDGTTGFERSVHNLTWSYAAYLSAMRARAEAV; encoded by the coding sequence ATGTATACCTACATGTTCCGGAATATCGCCAGTGACGGCTTCGTATTCAGCGATCCGCAGTCGCCGGGCGACATTTCCCGGGACTCGAAGCCGGGGTGCATCATCGCCGCCCCCTCCTTCCCGGCCGACACCCCCGGCATCGACGAGGACTACGTCTTCAACTGGGTGCGCGACGGGGCCATCACGGCCATGGAGGTGGCCAAGGCCGACATGCTCACCCGCCCGGGCGGGACGGTGCAGACGCTCAACGATTACGTGCAGTTCGCCGACCTCTGCCACTCCAGCATCCAGCCGCCGTTGACCAAGGGTCACGCCTGCTTCAACATCGCCGGCGACGCCCGCCCGTGGACCGAGCAGAACGACGGTCCGGCCTTGCAGACGGTCACCATCCTGGCCGCCTACGACCAGCTCGATCTCGGCACCCAGAAGCGGGCCGTCGACCTGGTGAACGCGAACGTGGCCTACCTCCTCGGCGTCTACCAGGGCCCCACCACGAACCTGTGGGAGGAGCACAGCGGGTACAGCTTCTTCGCCCGCTCCGCCCAGCTGCGCTGCTTCGAGGAGGTCCAGGCCTCGACCATCGTCGGCATCGACAAGCCGACCGGACTGCGGCCCGCCATCAAGTGGTTGCGCCAGGCCCTTGCGGGCCACTGGGACGGGATCAAGTACGTGAGCATGCTGGCCGACCCCGGTGACGGGGCCCAGCCATCGCCCCAGAATCCGGTCGTCAGCGGTTACGACCCGAACATCGACATCGTCCAGTCGGCCGTCTACGGCGCCCTCCCCGTCACCGACACCAAGCTGCTGGCCACAGCGGCCCAACTGCGCTCGCAGTGGGAGGAGGGCGGCATCGCCTTCTACTCGATCAACAAGGCCGACAAGGAGGCGTTCGGTATCGGGCCGTTGTTCGGCCGCTACCCGGGCGACGTCTACGACGGTGACACCGCGCACCCGGTGCTCGGCGGCCACCCCTGGGCCCTCTCCACGTGCAACGTCGCCGAGCTGCACTACAAGCTGGCCTCCGAGATCAAGTCGAGTGGCAAGGTACCCGTGGACGACCTGTCCGCACCCTTCTTCGCCCAGTCCGGCATCGACGCGTCCACGGCCCCGGCGGCAGCCGCCGCCGCTTTGACGGCGACCGGTGACGCCATGGTGCGGGCCGTCGTCTACCACAGTGACAACTTGGAGCTCTCCGAGCAGTTCGACGGCACCACCGGCTTCGAGCGCAGTGTGCACAACCTGACGTGGAGCTATGCCGCCTACCTGTCCGCCATGCGGGCCCGGGCCGAGGCCGTGTGA
- a CDS encoding magnesium transporter CorA family protein, translating to MTRTRLYRSGNLVLEDFPTADISEYVNDPDVAVWLDLCDPCSADFAMISEEFGLHELAVEDARQEHQRPKLDRYRTHAFLSAYVVSTDESSGRLTASELSVFITPTALITIRPNEGFDIEKVVERWDNNSDLAKYGVGFLLHGLLDHIVDGHFAAVQDLDDRIEAVEDLLFDEGRQQMDSVQRDSYALRKNLTRLRRVVLPMREVVNSLLRRDLHIVAEPLLPYYQDVYDHVLRAIEWTESLRDMITSIMETNLTVQGNRMNLIMKKVTSWASIIAVPTAVTGFYGQNVPYPGFNTHVGFLTSTGVMAVGTVVLYLVFKRKDWI from the coding sequence ATGACTCGAACACGGCTCTACCGCAGCGGAAACCTGGTCCTGGAAGACTTCCCGACCGCCGACATATCCGAATACGTGAATGATCCCGACGTGGCGGTCTGGCTCGACCTGTGCGACCCGTGTTCCGCCGACTTCGCCATGATCAGCGAAGAGTTCGGTCTGCACGAACTCGCGGTGGAGGACGCACGTCAGGAACACCAGCGACCCAAGCTGGACCGTTACCGCACCCACGCGTTCCTCAGCGCCTACGTCGTAAGCACGGACGAGAGCAGCGGGCGGCTGACGGCAAGCGAGTTGTCAGTGTTCATCACACCCACGGCATTGATCACTATCCGACCGAACGAGGGCTTCGACATCGAGAAGGTCGTCGAGCGCTGGGACAACAACAGCGATCTCGCCAAGTACGGGGTGGGCTTCCTCCTGCACGGGCTGCTGGACCACATAGTCGACGGTCATTTCGCCGCTGTCCAGGACCTGGACGACCGCATCGAAGCGGTCGAAGACCTGCTCTTCGACGAGGGACGCCAGCAGATGGACTCCGTCCAGCGTGACTCCTACGCACTGCGCAAGAACCTGACCAGGCTGCGTCGCGTGGTACTGCCGATGCGGGAGGTCGTGAACAGTCTTCTCCGGCGCGACCTGCACATCGTCGCCGAGCCGCTGCTCCCCTACTACCAGGACGTCTACGACCATGTCCTCAGGGCCATCGAGTGGACCGAGTCACTGCGGGACATGATCACCTCAATCATGGAAACCAATCTGACCGTTCAGGGCAACCGCATGAACCTGATCATGAAGAAGGTCACCAGTTGGGCGTCGATCATCGCCGTGCCCACCGCCGTCACAGGCTTCTACGGACAGAACGTTCCATATCCGGGCTTCAATACTCATGTCGGCTTTCTCACGTCCACCGGTGTCATGGCTGTCGGAACTGTCGTGCTCTACCTCGTCTTCAAGCGCAAGGACTGGATCTGA
- a CDS encoding APC family permease, producing MSVRELKPEGRQPVRAEDEDEQRRLSVFHLVGLAAGGMIGSGWLLGADDAFRRAGSDAYLAWVFGGLLMLLIAAVMVELGTVAPKTGGLIFLPLQSSGALVATVVAAGLWIFYAINLSSEAVAMTRGLSWKVHGLLDSSQALTLKGWGYALVFMAAISAVNLVAPRIFFRINSWLTVVKVIVPVLTVALLIAAGFGPHSPHASGGGTGKGAGAALAAVVGSGVIFAYVGFQGPLDFAGNIKRWGRGIGEAARLRRAVFGTIAGAMVLYISLQVVFTKYQASYWSPAGIEPSPYAQFAFALSLWWLGWLLRLGAVISPMGAGLVFAHALTREVAALSRAHLTHRGLQTARKASLKRRYDVYWLVLVVDFFVASIALLAVGGSWSSLVAITGVLTLVVYAVPGVVLVSLRDHLTGWSRLRRGAREVLARTGFALIALILYGAGWAPLWRGMATLAVGCALLMCLPILARWLPAFGRMYDAKVHVTLFRHWRTSPAAQAALWLIGHFAVLTLLTLLGDSSVRVLPKLLGGFLAVAAALAAFEGLVDASRRHMTEVAPMLPTPGTGRPAAAANAANE from the coding sequence ATGAGTGTCCGGGAATTGAAGCCTGAGGGCCGGCAGCCGGTGCGGGCCGAGGACGAGGACGAGCAGCGGCGGCTGTCGGTGTTCCACCTCGTCGGCCTGGCGGCTGGGGGGATGATCGGTTCTGGCTGGCTGCTGGGCGCGGACGACGCGTTCCGCCGGGCCGGCTCGGACGCCTACCTGGCCTGGGTGTTCGGCGGCCTGCTCATGCTGCTCATCGCCGCGGTCATGGTCGAGTTGGGCACCGTCGCCCCCAAGACCGGCGGGTTGATATTCCTGCCGCTGCAGAGCAGCGGGGCGCTGGTGGCGACGGTGGTCGCGGCCGGCCTGTGGATCTTCTACGCGATCAACCTCTCCAGTGAGGCCGTCGCGATGACGAGGGGCCTGTCCTGGAAGGTCCACGGGCTCCTGGACTCGTCCCAGGCGCTCACCCTCAAAGGCTGGGGCTACGCGCTGGTATTCATGGCGGCGATCTCCGCGGTGAACCTGGTGGCCCCACGGATCTTCTTCAGGATCAACTCCTGGCTGACGGTGGTGAAGGTCATCGTCCCTGTCCTGACCGTCGCGCTGCTGATCGCGGCCGGCTTCGGCCCCCACAGTCCCCACGCGAGTGGCGGCGGCACCGGAAAGGGCGCCGGCGCCGCCTTGGCAGCGGTCGTCGGCAGTGGCGTGATCTTCGCCTACGTCGGCTTCCAAGGACCGCTGGACTTCGCCGGGAACATCAAGCGGTGGGGACGGGGAATCGGCGAGGCGGCCCGGCTCCGTAGGGCGGTCTTCGGGACGATCGCCGGGGCGATGGTCCTGTACATATCGCTTCAGGTCGTCTTCACGAAGTATCAGGCGTCCTACTGGAGTCCGGCCGGCATCGAACCGTCGCCCTATGCCCAGTTCGCCTTCGCCCTCTCCCTGTGGTGGCTCGGGTGGCTGCTCAGGCTCGGCGCCGTGATCTCACCCATGGGCGCGGGACTCGTCTTCGCCCATGCGCTCACCCGCGAGGTGGCGGCGCTCAGCCGGGCCCATCTCACGCACCGCGGGCTGCAAACCGCCCGCAAGGCCTCCCTCAAGCGGCGGTACGACGTGTACTGGCTGGTCCTGGTCGTCGACTTCTTCGTCGCGAGCATCGCGTTACTGGCGGTCGGCGGCAGCTGGAGCTCTCTCGTCGCGATCACCGGAGTCCTGACACTGGTCGTCTACGCCGTCCCCGGCGTCGTCCTCGTGTCGCTCCGCGACCACCTGACCGGCTGGTCCCGCCTGCGGCGCGGCGCCCGCGAGGTCCTGGCGCGGACCGGTTTCGCCCTGATCGCACTGATCCTCTACGGGGCGGGCTGGGCTCCCTTGTGGCGGGGCATGGCGACCCTCGCGGTGGGCTGCGCCCTGCTGATGTGCCTGCCGATCCTCGCCCGGTGGCTGCCCGCCTTCGGCCGGATGTACGACGCCAAGGTGCACGTGACCCTGTTCCGGCACTGGCGCACCAGCCCCGCCGCCCAGGCCGCGCTCTGGCTGATCGGTCATTTCGCGGTGCTGACGCTGCTGACACTGCTGGGCGATTCCTCGGTCAGAGTCCTCCCGAAGCTCCTCGGGGGCTTCCTGGCCGTCGCTGCGGCGCTCGCGGCCTTCGAGGGCCTGGTCGACGCGTCCAGACGGCACATGACCGAAGTGGCGCCCATGCTGCCGACTCCGGGCACCGGCCGCCCCGCCGCGGCCGCTAACGCAGCGAACGAATGA